From Lolium perenne isolate Kyuss_39 chromosome 5, Kyuss_2.0, whole genome shotgun sequence, a single genomic window includes:
- the LOC139831820 gene encoding uncharacterized protein, with protein MEGGSRDRAKPNVFAVLKKMKQRKTPDPETGSVWVNPQSETQCTSYVSKFKQKYGEEANPEAEDFDPEVAVLAGEGLKHGRLWFGDGCVDPARVPSLRQIRRGRKSGQPEVEPRPRASDLAVERLREEMAAKEQAAQEHARNMERTILEYQQQQTQMMQQMQQRTG; from the exons atggaaggag gaagtcgggacagagcgaagcctaacgtctttgccgtgctaaagaagatgaagcaaaggaagacgcctgatcctgagacggggtccgtgtgggttaacccgcaatccgagacccagtgcacgtcgtatgtctccaagttcaagcagaagtacggcgaggaggccaatccagaggccgaggactttgaccctgaggtcgcggtgcttgcgggagaaggcttgaagcatggccgcctatggtttggtgacgggtgcgtcgacccagcgagggttccctctctccgccagatccgtcgtggtcgtaagagcggccagcctgaggtagagccccggccacgggcttcggatctagctgtcgagcggttacgg gaggagatggcagcgaaggagcaggcggcccaggagcacgCACGGAACATGGAGCGGACGATTCTGGAGTACCAGCAGCAGCAGACacagatgatgcagcagatgcaacaaAGAA ctggctga